The segment GTATGCCATGTCTCTCGACACTGTAAAAGCAGATATCAACGCCGCCGGTACGATGGCCGCAATTGCGGTGGAGCGGGCGATTCAAAATGCCGTGACGCATTGTGAAAGTGCCTATGGTATTCCGGCCTGGAAGGAGCTGAACCAATGACAAAGATTACGGAAGGAACAATCCCTTTTCTTGGACACGAAACCTACTACCGGATTGCGGGCGATCTGAGCAGCGGAAAGACGCCGCTTCTGTGCCTGCATGGCGGTCCGGGGAGTACGCACAACTATTTCGAAATCTTCGATGAGCTCGGCGAAGAGCGCCCCGTCATTTCCTATGATCAGATCGGCTGCGGAAACAGCTATCTCGACCATCATCCCGAGCTCTGGAACAAGGACACCTGGACCCATGAGCTTGAAACGCTGCGCATTGCTCTGCATCTGGATCATATACATCTGCTCGGTCAATCCTGGGGCGGGATGCTGGAAATCGCCTATATGATTGATAAGAAGCCGGTCGGTGTATCTTCCCTGATCCTTTCAAGCACACTGTCTTCGACCAGGCTGTGGGCAGGCGAGAATCACCGGCAGATTCACTATCTTCCCGAAAAGGAACAGGAAGCGATCCGCAGGGCGGAAGAATCGGGAAACTTCAATGATCCCGAATATCTCAGAGCCAATGAACATTTCATGGAGCTGCACTGTGCCGGTCCCTATGGCGAAAAGGATCCCGAATGCCTGAGGCGTACAAAAGCAGGCAGTGAAGCCTATCTCACTGCCTGGGGTCCCAACGAATATACGCCGACCGGGACGCTGAAAGACTTTGAATATTCCGATCGTCTGCAGGAAATCGATGTGCCGTGTCTCATCTGCAGCGGAACGGATGATCTGTGCACGCCGCTTGTAGCGAAGACGATGTACGACCGTCTGCCCCGTGCAAAGTGGATTCTCTATCCCAATGCGCGCCACATGTGCTTCGTCGATGCCCATGATGCCTATATGAGGGATCTGAGAGACTGGCTGGACCGGATTGACCGGAACGAAATCAGTCAATGACCTCAATATCCTTTGGATACCTGTTCAGCACTTCGACACCGTCTTCGGTGACGATGACAAGATCCTCGATGCGGACTCCCGTATCACCAGCCAGATAGATACCCGGCTCAATGGAGTGGACATTGTTTACTTCCAGTACGGCATGATCGGCCATGGAGATATCGCCCTTTTCATGATCCGTAAGACCGATGAAGTGGCCGAGGCGGTGATTGAACTGCGGACCATAACCGCCCGTAGTAATAATATTGCGGGCGATGGCATCGATGTCGCTGCGCTTCATGCCGGCATGTTCCGCTTTCTCTGCATCTTCATTCGCTCTGCGCACCAGATTGTAAATGTTCGCCACCCGTTCATCGGGTGCTTTTTTGAAGTAGAAGGTACGCGTCATATCGGAGCAGTAGCCATGGAATTTGCAGCCGACATCAAACAGGACACAGTCCCCTTCCTTTACGACGGTATCATCCGGCATATGGTGCGGATCCGCCGCATTGGCTCCGAAAGAAACGATCGGCGGGAAGGAGAAGGATTCTCCGCCCAGCTCCTTGTAGATGGCCGCTGTCTGATCGGCAACTTCACGTTCCGTCACCCCTTCATGAACAAGCGCCTTGAAACGGGCCATGGCCGCATCGTTGATGCGGGATGCGGTGCGCAGATATTCCAGCTCCGTTTCATCCTTGACTGCCCGTGCCGCATCGACGGCTTTAGAACCGTTGATGATACCGGCCGCCGCATGCCGCTCAAATAACGGCAGAAGGAATACGGCTGCCATATTCTTATCGACACCAAGCACTTCGTCTTCGTGAACCGTCTTCTTCAGCAGGCCGATGACATCGTCGCCATCGCTGTACCATACGATGTCAAATCCATCCTCTTCACAGGGAAACAGGCGGTTCACAAACAGAACCGGCTTCTCATCCGTATGAAGATACAGGCCGAGAAACCTCTCTCCCGGCTCAATCATTTTTCCACTCAGCCAGTACACAGCCACCGGCTCCGTCACAATCATCTGCGACGCCCCAAGATCATGCAGGCGTGCAAGTACATTCTTTACGCGTTCTTCATTCATGGATATATCACCTCGACAGCTAGGATTGTACACCTAGAAGGACGTATCATGACTGACAGTGACATCGCTGCTGTGTACTTCTACGCTTTCGCTGACAATGATCTCTGTTTCTTCATAGACATCATCCCCGGGCAAAGATGCAGGTGACGAGGAAGGCAGAGTCACAGCAGCTTCCTCAACAGGTTCTATTTCAATGACATCATTGATCTCCGGCAGAATCTCATCAGCAGTACTTTCCGCATATTCTTCCTGAAGCACAAGAAGAAATGCCTGTTGAACATTGCCGGAACGGTCCTTCAACTGATAAAGCACTTCCTGATCGTATTGCGGCTTCAGTTCGTCACTGCACTCGACGCTGTCCATGAGATCGCCATCCACTTCATCAACTGCCTCCTCAATGAAAGCGGCACAGGAAAAGGCTTCATCTTTGCCAACTGTCACTTCCGACTGTTTCAGTTTCAGTGAAGGCGCCGTCTCATCAACGATCACAATCCGAAGAACTGCATCCACCGCCCTGTCCCCGCGCGAAGCACGATACACTGCCAGCCGCACCTCCGGAACCGTGCATACAAAGGAATCGGGATAGCTCAGCACAATGCCCGAAGGAAGAAGCTCCTGCTTCACATAGGCTTTCGGATCAAACGTCATGCCTGTTGAAAGACGTATTTCCTTCTGCAGAAGCGGAACCGTCAGTTCCTCTACCGGCAGGGAAACATACAGATACATGCCTGCCGCAATCACAGCCCCAAGTGCAGCTGTGACAATCAGCGGAATCACCTTCGCCGGCCGCCGTGGAATCTGTACATCTTTCCCTGCCTCAATCGCCGCGAGCAGTTCTTTCATGTCTGCGTGATCAATCCACCTGCGGGCAACGGGCTTCACCTGTTCAACGCTCATTCCCCTTTCCAGCCCGAGACGGATTTCCCGCATCTGCAGATAGTTCAGATTATGACCGCGGATCAGATCAACCCCGGCCGCCGTCAGCCGGCACAGCGCAAGATCCACTTCCTGCTGCTGCAGAGGCGTCAACCGCTCAGCCACACGGATCCTCCGCCCGCACTGCCTGCAGCACAAAGCGGCGGTCGGCCGAACCGGCTTCGCAGGTCACCAGCGTCACTATTCCTCGGCCGTCATACACGATGCCGCTGCGCTTTTTGAGAAGATAGGGAACCGTCTCCAGAAACATCTTTTCTCTTCCTCCCTCTTCAAAGTCACTGTCCGCCCAGCCGGTATATACCCCGGGCTGGCTGAGATCATAAGCCCCGAAGGAAACGATCGTATAACGCTCATTGCCCATGGCACTTTCCACATCCACATACCGGTTTTGCTCAAAGTATCCGGCTTCCTGGAATTTCCTGAGAAAGGTAAACCGCACATTCTCGCTGCGGCTTGCATGGCCATAGATCACCTTGTTTTCCCCGGCAAGTTCATTGCGCGCAATGAAGATCATCCCGGCCGGATCTTGACGTCCAAGAAGATCATGTCCCAGCGCATAATCCGGATCCCCCGTCGATACAACCGGAAGCGACACCGCCTCTTCAACGCCTTCGATATGCAGTACAAGGTACACATCCGGATTCACGCTCTGCCAGTCCGCCAGCGAATAAAGATTCCGTTCCCGGCCGGCTTCCTCGATATCCATGGAGGAAGGAATCCGGGAAACAGAATCATCCTCGCCAACCTGTTTCAGGAAGACAAGGGCGGCGCACGGGGCCAATACGGCGAACACAAGTGAACACTTCACCCACAGCTTCAACCGCATCATTCGATCCCCGTCCGCCGGCGGCGGACCTTTTCAATCCGTGTCAAAATGCGCTGGTTCGGCCTGTAGTTGCGTACGGTATCTGTCGCATAGGCAGCTTTCGGCACGAGGATCGTGCAGGCATTTCCAACAAGATAGCCTAGGGGCGTCCGTGTCTCACACAGCTCCACCGCTACCCCATAGCGAAGCCCGTCCACCTCAAAGCCACCGCGGCTGACATGAACTGTCTCTGTAGTTCCTTCACTTTCAATGACATAGCCGCCTTCCGCAAGCGAAGGAAGCACGACGCTTCCATCGATGCCCGTATAACCTTTGAATATAGGCTGTTCTTCCTGTTCCCTGCGAATCTCGACAAACACACCGGGACGGCCGATCGTTTCCAGAGCGTTGTCCTTCCCCTTTTCCAGATACCAGTACGATGATCCATCGCTCACCGTTACCGAGATCACATTTCCTTCTTGTTCTTCAAGGAAAGAGATCTTCAGTTCCGCCGCCTCCATCCAGAAAACGGCACCACTGACCATTCCTTCTTCCAGATGTACATTCACCCCGTGCGTGCTCAGGTCATAGCCTGTTTCAGCTGCCGTGATCGTCCAGCTCACTCCATCATAGGCAAGCTCACTTTGGCCGCTCTTGCTTGCGGCATGGACATCCTCAAACGAGGGGACCGATGCGGTCCTACGAATGGTTCCCATAACCGTTTCATCAACCGCAATGCCATCCGGCAGCTGCTCCACGACCTCTTCAAACGTCAATGGCACAGAACCAACGGCCATCGTTTTTTCAACCCGAATGCCGCCGCTGATATACGTACCGATCATTCTTCCGGAAACTGCAGGTACATCGCGGCGGACAATCACCGGCGCCGCATTCTCATTTCCTTCTTCCACCAGCACAGCCGACTGAATCACCTGTCCGGAAACGGGGTCAGAGAACACATCGGTGCCCGGACCATATTGAATGGAGCGGATGCGGTAGCGGCGGATCTGATCACGGGGCACCTTCTCTTTGATCGATACAACGGTTCCCTTCTGCAGTGTTCCAGCCGCCCGCACAAGATCCCGGTACAGAAACGGTGCCGCATCCGATGTGCCGTGCACAGGAACCGGAATCACACCTGAAAACACACTTCCTTCCAGGCGGGAAACGGAAACCTGATTGTCCTCGACAGCTTCGATGCGGTAAATGTTCATGGCTCCGTTTTCCTTTGCCGGCCACACAATCACTTCATCGCCCGCTGCCGCGCCCTTGCCAAGATCCGAAATCCGTAACCGCGACGGGAAGGAAGAGTCCTCTTCCATTGCCTGCGTGTCCAGTTCCCGCAGCGTAAACCAGGCATTGTCGAGCTTTGTTTCACGCTGATCCTGATCCACCTTCATCACCTCAACCTTAAGACGGCGAAGACGGTTTTCAAGCGCCGCCTGAATCCGCTTGGTACCGGGCTGCGCATTCAGCGTGAAGCGATGACACACCTCATTGGTCCCGTAGTCATAGCCTTCCGGCAGACTCCATTCACATGCCATGTAGGTTCGTCCCCACTTGAGACTGGAAACTGCCAGCGTACCCGTAACGTTTTCAGGATCTGTGACCGTGAAGGCTTCCGTGGTACCGCTGAGGGGATGCCGGTACCACCAGGTTCCTGCAGGAAGGCTGTCCGTTTCAATGGCGCCGTAGGCATCACTGGTCAAAGAGGTAGTCCGTTTTGTCAGTTCCTGATCCGAAAAGACATCGATCGTCGTCCATGAAAGAGGTCGATTGTGCTGCGAAGGATCAATGAGACGAAGATACTGGCTGCCGCTGGTTCCTTCAAAGACAGGCAGTGCGGACTCCAGATGTTCCTGTTCTGCACTGGAAAAGACAACATTTCTTTCCTGCATCACATAGCCCATATCATCCCTGAGCTGCAGCACAGCCGTGGCGTTGGCATCCGAGCGCAGATATTGATTGTCTATGATCTCAACATGGGGATGATCTGCCGGAAGCGTAAACAAAGCTGTCTTTGGAAACATTGCCTTAAGATCGTAGAGCGTATCCGGCTTCAGAAAGCGGATCTCCTCCAGTGTCAGCCGGTCCGGATCGATCTTCTCCTGTACAGGAAAGCTGCGATCATCTGCACTCCGCCGAAGACGGACATAGCTTCCATTGTCATTCCTGCCGGTTTCCTGAATCACATACGTACTCCCCTGATAGTCCAGCTGATCTCCAGTGACCATAGCCAAAGCCGATGCCGAGAAACGGGCAAAGGAATCCGGATCATCCTCCTTTGTCAGGATCATTGGATCCCCGTTCTCATCCGTCAGTTCCACGGAATTTTCACTGATCGCTGCAATTTCATACAGCGTGTCATCGAGGATCACGTGCTGGTGAGGCCGTTTTGGACCATTGCGTATCAGTTCAAGCTGATGCCAGCTCAGTCCGTCTTCCTTCTTCACCTGAAAGATCAGCTGCGGCTGTGTCTCTTGAACCGGTGAACGTTCACTTTCATCCCGGATCGCATGATAAACGTAGGTATAGCGAACACCGTCTTCACTCTCCAGATACACGGTACCCGGATCCCTGCCATAAACGGCCGTAAATACGGTGCCATCCTTTTCAATCGCCATCCCCTCCATCATTTTCTGATGGAGATCATCCGCCGCTAACGGCGCATCATCCTCCAGCGCATAGAAAACGGTTTTTTCATAGACCGGGTCCCGGGCAAGTACAGAGGTTCCGTTTTCTGTTTCATAGGCATGGTCATACAGCACATGCGCCCGATCGTCGATGTAGAAGGTGTCACGTTCCATCAGCCGGCGCCGATATGGGAAGGTAAAGCTGTCGCCGACGGCAAACGCTGCACCGTTTGTTTCTTCAAGATTGACATAATCCCAGAAGGATACGGGAGTGATCGGCTTCACCTGATCCTCATTGATTTCATAGCGCCCTTTGCGGGACTGTACGACATAGACAGAATGCAGAGGATCCCTGAAAAGAACCGTATATGCCTCGCCGCTTCCATCCGTAAAGCTATCCCCTGCCTGCAGATTCTTTCCCTTCACATCCGCAGCCCGCAGTGTTTCAACGCTCTCATGGTCAGCCCACGCATACAGGTGCAGGGATCCATCCGCAATCAGACTGTTCTCCCCCTGCCTGACCGTGTTCCATTGCAGATCAATCTCCTTTTCTACTCGATCCGTGACCGTAAATGTCACATCTTCCATGGTGATATGGATTGCCTTCGCGGCAGGAAGAACCGCCGTCGTTTCCAGCAGATATTCCTTTCCGTCTTCAATCGTCGATGCCCGGACACTGACATCATCCTTCGAAACAATGGTGTACTTCCGGTCATTGCGTACAAACACTCCCGCCGCTATTTCCTCCTCGGTAATGGAGTCAAAAGGCAGCGGTTCAATTTCAAGGATTTCTTCCTTTTCCACCGGCCGGGTAAAGGCATATCCCGGCTCAAGACCACGTACGCCAATCGATTCTGCGCTGTTCAGCAGCTCCTCATACGTAATCGCACCCGACACCGTCGCCGGTGTCACATCGTACGTATTTCCACGGCTGTCAACGACCGTGTATTCCGGCTCCCTGATCTGTGTGACGGTAAATGTTTCCCGGCTTTCAATTTCTTCCGGAATATCATCCCAGCTGATCCACCGGCCAAGAGTCACCACGTGTTCGCCGGCTTCACTTTCAACAACCACGGTCTCCGCCGTTTTCCGCAGGATCGAAAAAGTGATCTCTTCACCATCAAACGTCAGCGAAAAACTTTCACCGGCATGCATTGTTCTTGGGTCCGGAAGATCATAGGCCGAAGGTTCCACGTTATCGAGATCCACCGTAAAGCTGCGGGCAGGATGAATGATCATCGAATCTTCATAGACACGGCCGACCGTATAGTGGATGCCATCGTATATAAAACGATGCCCGCTGAGAACCGGGTCCTGATCGCAAAGAGCGCGCACCGTTTCAAGACTGGGTACCGTGGAAGCATTGACAAGGACATTTTCCGACAGCCCGGTGTGGACCGCTGTTAGTACATTATCTTCAATGGATTCCACCCGCAGCTCATAGGCAGCGCTCTCATCATCCTTTTCATCCGAAGTTCCATGATGTTGCAAAGGAACACGGATCGTAACAAGATCCCCTTCCTTCTTTCCATCAAAAGGATAGCGTGACAGCACGAGAGGCTCTTCCACAGACACTTCCTTCGCTGCCTGCACAGAATAGACACCGTTTTCCGCCTTCAGAATTTCATACTGCCAGCCGCCCAGTCCAAAGCGATCCCCTGGCTTGAGCGTACTGTACTCGGCCAGCTGCCAGTACGTCAGCTCCGGCTGTTCCATGCGGCCGCTATTGATATCCAGTCCCAATGCCATCGGGTCACGGCTGAGGCTGCTGATCCTGGTTTCATAGATTCGAAATCCGGCGCCGTTGATCTTGATGGCCGGCTCTTCTTCATCCTGCTTGATGAGTTCCAGCTCCACATCCCGCAGCGCATTGGCAAACGACATAGAAGAAACAGTACCCGGTGCGCCTGTCCGCATGCTCCAGACATCGTCGTTCAACAGATAGGCATCACTGGTCTCAACCTCTTTGATCCACCACGTTCTTTCTGCCGGCAGTAAACCTGCAATATGCAGGACACCGTTGGCATCGCTGGCAAACCTGCGCACCGTCGTTCTGTCCCCATTGAGCAATGGATAATACAACCTCTCCTTGCCGACCTGGTCGGCCTGGCCGTCTGCGTCATCTTTGGTGACGCGGTCGCCATGGTTGTTTCTCCAGCGAAGGTCATTGAGACTGTCGCTGTGATACTGCCGCTCCGGATCTTCTTTCCATCCAAGATAGTACACGGCATTCTGGCCGGCAATCGCATTGCCGTATTCATCGACTTTCTGAATCTTCAGATCCGATGTCTTCAGCTTGAAGGACAGCTGATAGGAAGCTACAGGATCCTCAGCCGTCTCGGCAAACAGCTTCTGATAGACGCCGCTGGTATAGACAATGGCGCCGGCCATCATGTTGTTCCAAAGCTCCGGCCGCCGTTGAAATGTCAGCGTTTTTCCCGAAGCTGTATCGTAGCCTTCATAGTAAAGATCGTCGATATCTACATGCAGCGTATTGCCTTCGGTCTGAAAATGGATGCCGTCATGACTCTCTCTGGAATCCTCTTCGAACCATGAAAGAATGCCTTCACTGTCCGTCAGACTTAATGTCTCATCCCAGCCAAGGCTGTACTGACTCACCCCATGCCAGCTGTCCGCAAATGAAGGGACACGGTCATAATTGTCTACGAGATTCATGATCGAACTCATGAGTGAATCGATGCCATCCTGCCCGAACGTACATGCGCGCAGCTGTTTCTGCGGTGCCCCGCATTTCTGAAACGTCGTATAAATGTGCTGGTAGAGCGGCGCCTGAATCTCCTTCCAGATCAGAAGCTGCGTCGCAATGTAGGCATCATAGGAGCTGCCTGTCATCGGATGACCGTAGCCGAAATAGGCGATGCGCTTCACCCGCAGCTGCTGATCGCCGCTCAGATTTTCCATGGATGGAGAATAGAACGGTCCTGTTCCATCTTCCAGTCCATTGGAAATTCCCGGCTCCAGACAGTACGCAGGCCTGCCATCGAGGCTCATCATCGCAAAAAAACGATACTTTCCAGGCGCATTGGGCGCATCGTAAGACGCAATGAAGCCTTCCGACATCAGCTGCGTTGCAGAGGCCAGTCCTGAACGGCGCATCCGTGCCGCCGCATGCCCGAGCGTCTCCCCTTCGCCAAAACCAAGCGAAACCTCCACCGGCTGCGACTCTTCCACTCTGACACTGGAGCTTTCTTCTACGGTTCCCTGGGAAGGTACAGCTGCAGGAGCTTCTTCGCCGTTACTTCCCTCCTTGCTTGTTTCCTCTTCAATCACTTCAACCGATGGTGAAGCAGACGGCACAGGTTCGCCGCTTTCTTCCACAGGCGGCGAAGGATCCGGTTCATTCTCAGCAACCACAGACGTTGCAAGAGCCGGAAGAATAACCACGACACATAATAGACGCAACAGTTTTTTCATCGGAACTTTACCCTTTCACT is part of the Galactobacillus timonensis genome and harbors:
- the pepI gene encoding proline iminopeptidase, yielding MTKITEGTIPFLGHETYYRIAGDLSSGKTPLLCLHGGPGSTHNYFEIFDELGEERPVISYDQIGCGNSYLDHHPELWNKDTWTHELETLRIALHLDHIHLLGQSWGGMLEIAYMIDKKPVGVSSLILSSTLSSTRLWAGENHRQIHYLPEKEQEAIRRAEESGNFNDPEYLRANEHFMELHCAGPYGEKDPECLRRTKAGSEAYLTAWGPNEYTPTGTLKDFEYSDRLQEIDVPCLICSGTDDLCTPLVAKTMYDRLPRAKWILYPNARHMCFVDAHDAYMRDLRDWLDRIDRNEISQ
- a CDS encoding M24 family metallopeptidase, whose translation is MNEERVKNVLARLHDLGASQMIVTEPVAVYWLSGKMIEPGERFLGLYLHTDEKPVLFVNRLFPCEEDGFDIVWYSDGDDVIGLLKKTVHEDEVLGVDKNMAAVFLLPLFERHAAAGIINGSKAVDAARAVKDETELEYLRTASRINDAAMARFKALVHEGVTEREVADQTAAIYKELGGESFSFPPIVSFGANAADPHHMPDDTVVKEGDCVLFDVGCKFHGYCSDMTRTFYFKKAPDERVANIYNLVRRANEDAEKAEHAGMKRSDIDAIARNIITTGGYGPQFNHRLGHFIGLTDHEKGDISMADHAVLEVNNVHSIEPGIYLAGDTGVRIEDLVIVTEDGVEVLNRYPKDIEVID
- a CDS encoding class B sortase, producing MMRLKLWVKCSLVFAVLAPCAALVFLKQVGEDDSVSRIPSSMDIEEAGRERNLYSLADWQSVNPDVYLVLHIEGVEEAVSLPVVSTGDPDYALGHDLLGRQDPAGMIFIARNELAGENKVIYGHASRSENVRFTFLRKFQEAGYFEQNRYVDVESAMGNERYTIVSFGAYDLSQPGVYTGWADSDFEEGGREKMFLETVPYLLKKRSGIVYDGRGIVTLVTCEAGSADRRFVLQAVRAEDPCG
- a CDS encoding thioester domain-containing protein; translation: MKKLLRLLCVVVILPALATSVVAENEPDPSPPVEESGEPVPSASPSVEVIEEETSKEGSNGEEAPAAVPSQGTVEESSSVRVEESQPVEVSLGFGEGETLGHAAARMRRSGLASATQLMSEGFIASYDAPNAPGKYRFFAMMSLDGRPAYCLEPGISNGLEDGTGPFYSPSMENLSGDQQLRVKRIAYFGYGHPMTGSSYDAYIATQLLIWKEIQAPLYQHIYTTFQKCGAPQKQLRACTFGQDGIDSLMSSIMNLVDNYDRVPSFADSWHGVSQYSLGWDETLSLTDSEGILSWFEEDSRESHDGIHFQTEGNTLHVDIDDLYYEGYDTASGKTLTFQRRPELWNNMMAGAIVYTSGVYQKLFAETAEDPVASYQLSFKLKTSDLKIQKVDEYGNAIAGQNAVYYLGWKEDPERQYHSDSLNDLRWRNNHGDRVTKDDADGQADQVGKERLYYPLLNGDRTTVRRFASDANGVLHIAGLLPAERTWWIKEVETSDAYLLNDDVWSMRTGAPGTVSSMSFANALRDVELELIKQDEEEPAIKINGAGFRIYETRISSLSRDPMALGLDINSGRMEQPELTYWQLAEYSTLKPGDRFGLGGWQYEILKAENGVYSVQAAKEVSVEEPLVLSRYPFDGKKEGDLVTIRVPLQHHGTSDEKDDESAAYELRVESIEDNVLTAVHTGLSENVLVNASTVPSLETVRALCDQDPVLSGHRFIYDGIHYTVGRVYEDSMIIHPARSFTVDLDNVEPSAYDLPDPRTMHAGESFSLTFDGEEITFSILRKTAETVVVESEAGEHVVTLGRWISWDDIPEEIESRETFTVTQIREPEYTVVDSRGNTYDVTPATVSGAITYEELLNSAESIGVRGLEPGYAFTRPVEKEEILEIEPLPFDSITEEEIAAGVFVRNDRKYTIVSKDDVSVRASTIEDGKEYLLETTAVLPAAKAIHITMEDVTFTVTDRVEKEIDLQWNTVRQGENSLIADGSLHLYAWADHESVETLRAADVKGKNLQAGDSFTDGSGEAYTVLFRDPLHSVYVVQSRKGRYEINEDQVKPITPVSFWDYVNLEETNGAAFAVGDSFTFPYRRRLMERDTFYIDDRAHVLYDHAYETENGTSVLARDPVYEKTVFYALEDDAPLAADDLHQKMMEGMAIEKDGTVFTAVYGRDPGTVYLESEDGVRYTYVYHAIRDESERSPVQETQPQLIFQVKKEDGLSWHQLELIRNGPKRPHQHVILDDTLYEIAAISENSVELTDENGDPMILTKEDDPDSFARFSASALAMVTGDQLDYQGSTYVIQETGRNDNGSYVRLRRSADDRSFPVQEKIDPDRLTLEEIRFLKPDTLYDLKAMFPKTALFTLPADHPHVEIIDNQYLRSDANATAVLQLRDDMGYVMQERNVVFSSAEQEHLESALPVFEGTSGSQYLRLIDPSQHNRPLSWTTIDVFSDQELTKRTTSLTSDAYGAIETDSLPAGTWWYRHPLSGTTEAFTVTDPENVTGTLAVSSLKWGRTYMACEWSLPEGYDYGTNEVCHRFTLNAQPGTKRIQAALENRLRRLKVEVMKVDQDQRETKLDNAWFTLRELDTQAMEEDSSFPSRLRISDLGKGAAAGDEVIVWPAKENGAMNIYRIEAVEDNQVSVSRLEGSVFSGVIPVPVHGTSDAAPFLYRDLVRAAGTLQKGTVVSIKEKVPRDQIRRYRIRSIQYGPGTDVFSDPVSGQVIQSAVLVEEGNENAAPVIVRRDVPAVSGRMIGTYISGGIRVEKTMAVGSVPLTFEEVVEQLPDGIAVDETVMGTIRRTASVPSFEDVHAASKSGQSELAYDGVSWTITAAETGYDLSTHGVNVHLEEGMVSGAVFWMEAAELKISFLEEQEGNVISVTVSDGSSYWYLEKGKDNALETIGRPGVFVEIRREQEEQPIFKGYTGIDGSVVLPSLAEGGYVIESEGTTETVHVSRGGFEVDGLRYGVAVELCETRTPLGYLVGNACTILVPKAAYATDTVRNYRPNQRILTRIEKVRRRRTGIE